One segment of Salvelinus alpinus chromosome 1, SLU_Salpinus.1, whole genome shotgun sequence DNA contains the following:
- the LOC139571567 gene encoding metalloproteinase inhibitor 2-like, translating to MTRYVSSCFITLFVLFLWRVEDIADACRCSPPHPQQAFCDADIVIRAKVVGKKALSNEIKYDIQQIKMFKGPDRVIHAVFTTSSSASCGVTLEINKAYLFTGRLNTDGRMHLVMCDFIQYWEDLNGTQKKSLTKRYQSGCDCTIIRCSSLPCPVSAPDECLWTDWLLADGQNGPQAKYSACLKGSDGSCSWK from the exons ATGACGCGGTATGTAAGCAGTTGTTTCATTACTCTGTTCGTTCTGTTCCTTTGGCGGGTCGAAGACATCGCAGATGCTTGCAGATGCTCCCCTCCGCATCCTCAACAGGCTTTTTGCGATGCAGATATCG TGATCAGGGCGAAGGTGGTTGGCAAGAAAGCTTTGTCTAACGAGATCAAGTATGACATCCAACAGATCAAG ATGTTCAAAGGTCCTGACCGGGTTATCCACGCCGTCTTCACTACATCCTCTTCAGCCTCGTGCGGTGTGACCCTGGAAATCAACAAGGCTTATCTCTTCACGG GCAGGCTGAATACTGATGGCAGGATGCATTTAGTCATGTGTGACTTTATTCAGTATTGGGAGGACTTGAATGGCACACAAAAGAAGAGCTTGACTAAACGCTACCAAAGCGGCTGCGATTGCACG ATCATCCGCTGCTCTTCCCTCCCCTGTCCCGTCAGCGCCCCAGATGAGTGCCTTTGGACAGACTGGTTGTTGGCCGATGGCCAAAACGGACCCCAGGCCAAGTACTCTGCCTGTCTCAAGGGGAGTGATGGGTCCTGTTCCTGGAAGTAG